A stretch of the Ferrimicrobium sp. genome encodes the following:
- a CDS encoding ABC transporter substrate-binding protein: MEPKKRVGKSRKVKTVAIVVAGSSIVLAACGSSSTAKTSSTSPSGSATSGTITWWASPIAQVGIRQTLINAFEKAYPKIHVNLVSAPTNTGTNRSQVVAQISGGSTTPDVFMGDVIWPAQFGAHGLAVPLSNYLPSSYWAKFAPGLVSGAEYKGKVYGSPLFEDQGFLYYRKDLLAKAHLPVPKTWEQLKQESLTLVHDHLVKYGFVWEGNSYEGLTCDFMEYYTSAGGKVTNASYTKAYLNSPQAFRAVNFMRSLITSGASPAAVATMEEPQAMATFDAGDAAFLRNWDYAWSNSQTPSDSSVVGKVGVAPLPTFSGHSYPGYSTIGGWNLYINPHSKHVATDLTFIKWMSSVEAQTILGKKYSEIPTVESVRKAIASEASAPPPEKVAAETRLIARPAGTPNYPALSTAIYTNVNAALNGSTTVKSALASAESQADTALSGGL; this comes from the coding sequence ATGGAACCAAAGAAAAGAGTAGGAAAATCGAGAAAGGTCAAGACGGTCGCGATTGTTGTGGCGGGTTCCTCAATCGTTCTGGCGGCATGTGGCAGCTCGTCGACGGCTAAAACCTCCTCGACGTCACCTTCGGGCTCGGCGACCTCAGGGACTATCACCTGGTGGGCAAGCCCGATTGCACAGGTCGGAATCCGCCAGACTCTCATAAACGCTTTTGAGAAAGCCTATCCAAAGATTCATGTCAACCTGGTCAGCGCACCAACCAACACCGGGACCAATAGATCCCAGGTCGTAGCCCAGATTTCGGGGGGATCGACGACACCGGATGTCTTCATGGGTGATGTGATCTGGCCTGCCCAGTTCGGAGCTCATGGACTTGCAGTCCCATTGAGCAATTATCTCCCTTCAAGCTACTGGGCAAAATTTGCTCCTGGTCTGGTGTCCGGCGCCGAATACAAAGGTAAAGTGTATGGTTCACCTCTGTTCGAAGACCAAGGATTCCTCTACTATCGCAAGGATTTGCTCGCCAAGGCGCACCTTCCGGTCCCGAAGACCTGGGAACAGCTGAAACAAGAGTCTCTGACCCTTGTCCACGACCACCTGGTCAAGTATGGTTTCGTGTGGGAGGGTAACTCGTATGAAGGGCTTACCTGCGACTTCATGGAGTATTACACATCCGCAGGGGGCAAGGTTACCAACGCCTCCTACACCAAGGCCTATCTCAATTCACCCCAAGCATTTCGGGCGGTGAATTTCATGCGGTCACTTATCACGAGCGGCGCGAGTCCTGCAGCAGTTGCCACCATGGAAGAGCCACAGGCCATGGCCACCTTCGACGCTGGTGACGCGGCGTTTTTACGTAATTGGGACTACGCGTGGTCGAACTCGCAGACTCCATCTGATTCAAGCGTAGTCGGCAAGGTCGGAGTGGCGCCGTTGCCGACCTTCTCCGGGCATAGCTATCCAGGCTACTCAACCATTGGTGGATGGAATCTATACATTAACCCCCACAGCAAACACGTCGCTACCGACTTGACATTCATCAAATGGATGTCCAGTGTGGAAGCCCAAACTATTCTTGGTAAAAAGTACTCGGAGATTCCGACTGTCGAGTCGGTGCGGAAGGCTATTGCCTCAGAGGCGAGCGCCCCTCCACCCGAGAAGGTGGCGGCTGAAACGCGGCTGATTGCTCGTCCGGCAGGGACTCCAAACTATCCTGCGCTGAGTACAGCTATCTACACGAATGTCAATGCGGCACTCAATGGATCCACCACGGTGAAGTCGGCACTAGCATCAGCTGAATCGCAAGCAGATACAGCATTAAGCGGTGGACTATAG
- a CDS encoding carbohydrate ABC transporter permease has product MVQPTVDDTTANVALRPVDVARRTKHHRRSTRIGWAFSSPAFTIVALVTIFPIIFSVVLSLANVTVTGNGFQLAGFTFSNYSEIFHAAVWQYALEFTVFYTVVTVAVEVILGTLIGLVLERLTKGRGMMMALLLIPWSMITVISAELWQYIFDGTYGVMQAIFSALGLGQPQFLGTPTSAIISMMVADIWKTTPFVAIIVVAGLVMLPQEVFEAAAVDGANSWTTFWRVTLPLLRPTIALAILFRILQAFGIFDLPFVLTGGGPGTATTSLAVLSYRTMFENLNYGAGNAIAVSASVLVLIGCLLFLKVFRAQVSDA; this is encoded by the coding sequence ATGGTCCAGCCGACAGTAGATGACACAACCGCGAACGTCGCTCTGCGTCCAGTCGATGTTGCCCGACGCACGAAGCACCATCGTCGATCCACACGTATTGGCTGGGCATTCTCGTCTCCGGCATTCACAATCGTAGCGCTGGTTACGATCTTCCCAATAATTTTCTCGGTCGTTCTCAGCTTAGCTAACGTCACAGTTACTGGTAATGGGTTCCAGCTTGCCGGATTCACATTCTCCAATTACAGTGAAATATTTCATGCGGCAGTATGGCAATACGCACTTGAGTTCACTGTGTTCTACACGGTGGTTACCGTCGCAGTAGAGGTGATTCTAGGTACCTTGATCGGACTTGTGCTAGAACGCCTGACAAAGGGCCGTGGCATGATGATGGCTCTCTTGCTTATTCCATGGTCAATGATCACTGTTATATCTGCCGAACTATGGCAATATATATTTGATGGAACGTATGGTGTAATGCAGGCAATTTTCTCAGCGCTTGGGTTAGGTCAGCCACAATTCCTCGGGACACCGACCTCGGCAATTATCTCTATGATGGTAGCCGATATTTGGAAGACAACTCCCTTTGTAGCCATCATCGTCGTAGCTGGTCTCGTCATGCTGCCACAGGAAGTGTTTGAGGCTGCAGCCGTCGATGGTGCCAACTCCTGGACAACTTTCTGGCGAGTCACACTGCCGTTACTGAGACCCACTATAGCCCTGGCGATCCTCTTTCGGATTCTTCAAGCCTTTGGCATTTTTGATCTTCCCTTCGTTCTCACCGGCGGTGGACCAGGGACAGCAACGACCTCGTTAGCAGTCCTGAGCTATCGCACAATGTTTGAGAACCTCAATTATGGGGCTGGCAATGCAATCGCTGTGAGTGCAAGTGTCCTCGTTTTAATCGGTTGTCTCCTTTTTCTAAAGGTCTTCCGAGCTCAAGTAAGTGATGCATAG
- a CDS encoding YncE family protein has product MVIMVIRSQGKRLLVGASASLLGAALFVSTTSGVASAQPIAESYHVVSTWDSVGPTPHFSGVDARLHKVFVSNLAAGTVTVLNSETGALISTIPLGGTVHTVAVDQQNQRVYVTDIQRGRLDVINARTDAVIAEIPVAAHLHGLVVSQRLHEAFVTDISLSKVYAIDIKNDKVIDPAGISVGPNPWGVSVNPRTKTLYVANTGIDPYAGTTHNSQSINAAGNSVSVINLRTMSVITTVTVGPHPWNVIADPQNGLVYVGVSAANEVAVLQHNRVVDDIPVGDSPHGVVIDYRNHTLLVNNSISDTVSVINTSSNEVTQTISVGTQPQGISVDQHTGEAYVVNQASATVTVLKPLRTLNQDA; this is encoded by the coding sequence ATGGTAATTATGGTTATTCGAAGCCAGGGTAAGAGGTTGTTAGTAGGTGCAAGTGCCAGTCTTCTAGGTGCTGCTTTGTTCGTTAGTACCACCTCGGGAGTTGCAAGTGCTCAGCCTATTGCGGAAAGTTATCACGTTGTCAGCACATGGGACTCCGTAGGACCAACTCCACACTTTTCAGGAGTTGACGCACGACTGCACAAGGTTTTCGTCAGCAACCTCGCCGCCGGTACGGTGACGGTGTTGAATAGCGAGACCGGTGCTTTGATTTCGACAATCCCTCTCGGTGGAACCGTTCATACGGTCGCTGTCGACCAGCAGAATCAACGTGTTTATGTCACCGATATTCAACGTGGACGTCTCGATGTCATTAATGCAAGGACTGATGCGGTCATAGCCGAAATTCCGGTTGCTGCTCATCTCCATGGGCTAGTAGTTTCACAGAGGCTTCACGAGGCATTCGTTACCGATATCTCACTGAGTAAAGTCTATGCAATAGATATTAAGAACGACAAGGTAATTGATCCAGCTGGAATATCAGTAGGTCCGAATCCGTGGGGTGTGTCGGTCAACCCGAGAACCAAAACGCTGTATGTTGCTAATACCGGCATCGATCCATATGCTGGAACTACGCATAATTCTCAAAGTATTAACGCTGCTGGCAATAGCGTAAGCGTAATAAATCTTCGAACCATGAGCGTCATTACGACGGTCACCGTGGGGCCGCATCCTTGGAATGTCATTGCGGATCCGCAAAACGGACTGGTATACGTGGGCGTAAGTGCTGCGAACGAGGTTGCTGTCCTTCAACACAATCGAGTCGTTGATGATATTCCTGTTGGGGATTCCCCGCATGGCGTGGTGATAGACTACAGGAATCACACCCTTCTTGTAAATAACTCCATTAGTGATACGGTGTCGGTGATCAACACGAGCAGTAACGAGGTTACGCAGACTATTTCTGTGGGTACCCAGCCGCAAGGCATTTCCGTGGATCAACACACCGGTGAGGCGTACGTCGTCAATCAGGCATCAGCGACAGTCACCGTTCTCAAACCTCTACGGACCTTGAATCAGGACGCGTGA
- a CDS encoding MBL fold metallo-hydrolase produces the protein MSTNIPIQAIGDGVWVHTSDREMTTSTIVALDNTSCMLIDPAITPSDLDVIADFVEERGLRVTLGWSTHAHWDHVLWSQRFGAEVPRFAVRANVDTCQAELTELHEYISEQCPGHDVDLCGLLTTWSDTEPLWAANCQVIEHRAHAPGHAALWITDRQILVAGDMVSDIEIPTLDLDQPDPLSDYLAALDLYAQLLDQVVTFIPGHGRPGDQGELDRRITLDRSYLDDIAIGTPTSDDRILAQWLKEHHERQAAWAKEQR, from the coding sequence ATGTCGACGAACATTCCCATCCAGGCCATAGGCGACGGTGTCTGGGTCCACACGAGTGACCGCGAGATGACGACGAGCACCATCGTTGCGCTCGATAACACCAGCTGCATGCTCATTGACCCGGCGATTACCCCATCCGATCTCGACGTGATCGCGGACTTCGTTGAGGAGAGAGGCCTTCGGGTCACGCTTGGATGGTCGACACACGCCCATTGGGACCATGTCCTCTGGTCCCAACGGTTCGGGGCCGAGGTCCCTCGTTTCGCTGTTCGGGCCAACGTGGATACCTGCCAGGCCGAACTGACAGAGCTCCACGAGTACATCTCCGAGCAATGCCCTGGTCATGATGTAGACCTGTGCGGCCTCCTCACGACCTGGTCCGATACTGAACCTCTCTGGGCCGCGAACTGTCAGGTCATCGAGCACCGAGCCCATGCCCCTGGACATGCTGCGCTCTGGATCACAGACCGACAGATCCTCGTCGCGGGTGACATGGTGTCTGACATCGAGATCCCAACGCTCGACCTCGATCAGCCCGACCCGCTCTCCGATTACCTCGCTGCCCTTGATCTGTATGCACAACTCCTCGACCAGGTTGTCACTTTCATCCCGGGTCATGGAAGGCCGGGCGACCAGGGTGAGTTGGATCGACGCATCACCCTCGACCGAAGCTACCTAGACGACATCGCAATAGGCACCCCTACGAGTGACGACCGCATCCTAGCGCAATGGCTCAAGGAGCACCACGAACGTCAAGCCGCCTGGGCGAAGGAACAACGTTGA
- a CDS encoding alpha-amylase family glycosyl hydrolase, whose product MPYVMNPDWLGNTTVYQIYVRSFADGDGDGNGDIDGVIEHLPYIKNLGVDAIWLSPIMPSPNHDWGYDVSDYYSVANDYGGMPALSRLIERSSHLSLKVLLDLIPNHTSSEHPWFISARSSRDSPYRDYYVWADPLLDGGAPNNWLDATGASAWTYDPNSKQYFLHNFLPTQPDLNWWNPKIQDEFRDILRFWFDLGIDGFRVDVAHGIYKDHLLRDDPVAPAGRASPFTHFGLLERYSKNRPEVHNLYRSWRKLASEYEPPKVLIGETWVGDIDAMVRFYGNNDELSLAMNFPFTFSEFQAGTIVPLITETLAKLPVGAHACWAASNHDISRFPTRWCADDETRVRSALILLTTLPGTLILYYGDELGLGDSIVGDELLRDEITAHASTGFKRDYARAPMPWNHDPKHGFTKGEPWLPFGRIATDVETQHADEHSILNFTRKLLSIRRSNVLSPLATLSLDELVWSYRVGQLEVHINFSGQTVESTTSGGVLVDIWGAERSICEGAYTLEPFAACIIRQS is encoded by the coding sequence ATGCCCTATGTAATGAATCCTGACTGGCTAGGAAACACCACTGTCTACCAGATTTATGTTCGTTCATTTGCTGATGGAGATGGCGACGGGAATGGCGACATCGATGGTGTGATCGAACATCTTCCCTACATCAAGAACCTTGGGGTTGATGCCATTTGGTTGTCGCCGATCATGCCAAGTCCTAACCACGACTGGGGTTATGACGTGAGTGATTACTATTCGGTAGCGAATGACTACGGTGGGATGCCAGCCCTTTCCCGTCTGATTGAGCGGAGCTCACATTTGTCGCTCAAAGTCCTGCTCGATCTTATTCCCAATCACACGAGTTCAGAACATCCGTGGTTCATATCTGCGCGATCTTCTCGTGATTCTCCTTATCGTGACTACTACGTCTGGGCGGACCCCTTGCTTGATGGTGGTGCTCCAAACAACTGGCTCGACGCCACTGGAGCTTCCGCGTGGACGTACGATCCCAACTCCAAGCAGTATTTCCTTCATAACTTCCTCCCCACACAGCCCGATCTCAACTGGTGGAATCCAAAAATTCAAGATGAGTTCCGCGATATCTTGAGGTTCTGGTTCGACCTTGGAATCGATGGATTCAGGGTGGATGTTGCACATGGAATCTACAAAGATCATCTCCTCCGTGATGATCCAGTTGCGCCCGCCGGTCGTGCGTCTCCTTTCACACACTTTGGATTACTGGAAAGGTATTCGAAGAATAGGCCCGAGGTACATAATCTCTATCGGAGTTGGCGTAAACTTGCATCCGAATACGAACCACCAAAGGTACTGATCGGCGAGACGTGGGTTGGCGATATCGATGCAATGGTTCGTTTCTACGGTAATAATGATGAACTCAGCCTCGCGATGAATTTTCCATTCACCTTCTCTGAATTTCAAGCCGGTACCATAGTGCCACTAATCACCGAAACGCTTGCGAAACTTCCTGTAGGTGCCCATGCTTGCTGGGCTGCATCGAACCACGATATCTCGCGGTTCCCTACTCGCTGGTGTGCCGACGATGAGACGCGAGTTCGCAGTGCTCTCATCCTTCTTACTACTCTGCCTGGGACTCTTATTCTTTATTACGGTGATGAGCTCGGCTTAGGTGACTCGATCGTTGGGGATGAACTGCTTCGTGACGAGATTACGGCGCATGCAAGCACAGGCTTCAAGAGGGACTACGCCCGTGCGCCTATGCCGTGGAACCACGATCCGAAACACGGTTTCACCAAGGGCGAACCATGGCTACCCTTTGGTCGAATTGCTACGGACGTCGAGACACAGCATGCTGACGAGCACTCGATCTTGAACTTCACGCGTAAGTTGTTATCGATTCGTCGCAGCAATGTCCTTTCTCCTCTCGCGACCCTTTCTCTGGATGAGCTCGTGTGGAGCTATCGCGTCGGGCAGTTGGAGGTTCATATAAACTTTAGCGGCCAAACGGTTGAGAGCACTACCAGCGGTGGCGTTCTTGTCGACATCTGGGGTGCGGAACGGTCGATATGTGAAGGTGCATACACGCTTGAGCCCTTCGCTGCTTGTATCATTCGCCAGTCATAA
- a CDS encoding carbohydrate ABC transporter permease, whose protein sequence is MSILATLLVLAIGSLAGYALARLPIRGKTAIMMILLMISLFPEIAVVSPLYLLMHDLGWIDSYQVLIIPYTAFNLPFAIWIMRNYFLGIPREMEESARVDGASPLRTYWSIILPQALPGIFTAGIFTFTACWTEFLMALTFDNSNSFRTIPVGIALFGSPDVIPYGTIFAASVVAVVPIGILVFVFRRFVVSGLTSGAVKG, encoded by the coding sequence GTGTCTATCTTGGCAACTCTATTAGTTCTCGCGATAGGATCGCTTGCGGGATATGCCCTAGCACGTTTACCCATCCGTGGTAAGACCGCGATCATGATGATTCTGCTAATGATTTCACTTTTCCCAGAGATCGCTGTCGTCTCTCCTCTGTATCTCCTGATGCATGATCTTGGATGGATCGATAGTTATCAAGTACTGATTATCCCGTATACCGCATTCAATCTACCCTTCGCTATTTGGATCATGCGGAACTATTTCCTTGGGATACCAAGGGAGATGGAGGAGAGTGCCCGTGTCGACGGCGCCTCGCCACTACGCACCTATTGGTCAATCATCCTTCCGCAGGCACTGCCTGGCATCTTTACTGCCGGCATTTTCACCTTCACCGCATGTTGGACCGAATTTCTTATGGCGCTCACATTTGACAATTCTAATAGTTTTCGGACGATTCCCGTGGGTATCGCGCTCTTTGGCTCGCCTGATGTCATACCGTATGGTACCATTTTTGCCGCGAGTGTCGTAGCTGTTGTTCCCATCGGTATCCTCGTTTTTGTGTTCCGACGGTTTGTGGTTTCTGGGTTGACTTCCGGAGCAGTGAAAGGTTAG
- a CDS encoding ABC transporter ATP-binding protein, which produces MASITLENVNKIYPGGCHAIKDLNLDIADGELMVLVGPSGCGKTTTLRMVAGLEEVTSGTLRFGDRTVNGLEPKDRDIAMVFQNYALYPHMSVAENIGFALRLQHLPKSTIAQRIRDASEILGIADILDKKPRQLSGGQRQRVAMGRAIVREPSIFLMDEPLSNLDAKLRVKMRAEVKLIQERLAVATIYVTHDQMEAMTLGDRVAVLRNGELLQCTTPQDVYLNPVDTFVATFIGSPAMNLFEAAIDVSSVSLVVGSQRIALSDASMKRLAGLTRVILGIRPEHFFLGDVPDSAGLVVEVKLVEELGYEEMVHFDLDAKIVRGQGESEDAGSDEYEGRTARIAGSSDLKQHDRVTLHFKWSDAYFFDAATGITLG; this is translated from the coding sequence ATGGCCTCAATTACCCTCGAAAATGTAAACAAAATTTATCCTGGTGGTTGTCATGCAATCAAGGATCTGAACCTCGATATTGCCGACGGTGAGCTTATGGTCTTGGTGGGGCCCTCGGGGTGTGGTAAGACGACGACGCTCAGGATGGTGGCTGGTCTCGAAGAGGTGACCTCGGGCACGCTTCGATTCGGTGATCGGACAGTGAATGGTTTGGAACCAAAAGATCGCGATATCGCAATGGTATTTCAAAACTATGCTCTTTATCCACACATGAGTGTCGCAGAAAACATAGGATTCGCTTTGCGTCTTCAACATCTGCCCAAATCGACTATCGCTCAAAGGATACGCGATGCTTCTGAAATACTCGGCATTGCCGATATTCTTGACAAGAAGCCAAGACAGCTTTCCGGTGGACAACGTCAACGCGTAGCCATGGGGCGAGCAATCGTGAGAGAACCGAGTATTTTCCTGATGGACGAGCCGCTATCGAACTTGGATGCAAAATTACGGGTGAAGATGAGAGCAGAAGTCAAGCTCATTCAAGAGAGGCTCGCGGTGGCGACGATCTATGTTACGCATGACCAGATGGAGGCGATGACATTGGGTGACAGAGTTGCGGTACTCCGCAATGGGGAACTGCTTCAATGTACCACACCGCAAGACGTATATCTAAACCCAGTCGATACTTTTGTGGCAACATTCATTGGGTCCCCAGCAATGAATTTGTTCGAAGCTGCGATTGATGTTAGCTCGGTATCGTTAGTTGTAGGGTCCCAACGAATCGCTTTATCAGATGCAAGTATGAAACGATTGGCAGGTTTAACTCGTGTGATATTGGGAATCCGTCCTGAACACTTTTTTCTCGGAGATGTGCCTGACTCGGCAGGGCTAGTCGTGGAGGTCAAGCTCGTCGAAGAGCTCGGCTACGAGGAGATGGTGCACTTTGACTTGGACGCGAAGATAGTACGAGGCCAGGGCGAGAGCGAAGATGCAGGTAGTGACGAATATGAAGGGAGAACCGCCCGTATCGCAGGAAGCAGTGACTTGAAACAACACGACAGAGTCACACTACATTTCAAGTGGTCGGATGCCTACTTCTTTGACGCCGCTACCGGGATCACACTTGGATGA
- a CDS encoding metal-dependent hydrolase, translating into MYGAPILPDIDEPGSSVAHECGVISYGVSWVVNKVSDGHRMLTHALHGVGIIALALVLLATGLLTSTVVFCVLAAGTWRTVEPWFTRLCRLRMFVRIGGGYAFYHFHPFSGLLLIGFLSLGWLTHRAGDLLTSAGISLRHPNGS; encoded by the coding sequence ATTTATGGTGCGCCAATCTTACCTGACATTGACGAACCAGGTTCGAGCGTTGCCCATGAGTGCGGAGTCATCAGTTACGGGGTTTCCTGGGTCGTGAACAAGGTATCGGATGGGCACCGCATGCTCACCCATGCACTTCATGGGGTGGGCATCATTGCGTTGGCTCTGGTGTTATTGGCAACTGGATTATTAACAAGCACGGTCGTCTTTTGCGTCCTAGCCGCTGGTACGTGGAGGACTGTGGAGCCCTGGTTTACGCGGCTGTGCCGGTTGCGCATGTTTGTCAGAATCGGCGGTGGGTATGCCTTCTATCACTTTCACCCGTTCTCGGGACTTTTGTTGATCGGGTTCCTCAGCCTTGGTTGGCTGACCCACAGGGCCGGTGATCTCCTGACCAGCGCGGGCATCTCGCTGCGGCATCCAAATGGTTCATGA
- a CDS encoding GNAT family N-acetyltransferase yields MPVRHANPGDALGIGTVHVISWQAAYRGVLAQDYLDSLDSAQRGANWRRYLTGSLSHDESVFVAEVQPNNVLGFANVGQSRDANGVGELRCLYVTPEHWGEGIGRDLMSSSVDALVACGFREATLWVLDSNYRARRFYEASGWAVDQGAKQETIGGITVREVRYRRTLA; encoded by the coding sequence ATGCCCGTACGTCACGCCAACCCCGGCGACGCACTCGGCATCGGAACAGTTCATGTCATATCCTGGCAAGCTGCTTATCGAGGCGTTCTTGCACAAGACTACCTCGATTCCCTTGATTCCGCTCAACGCGGGGCAAACTGGAGACGGTACCTGACCGGATCCCTCTCACACGACGAGTCCGTTTTCGTAGCTGAAGTTCAGCCCAATAATGTTCTCGGCTTTGCCAACGTTGGACAGTCGCGAGATGCCAACGGAGTCGGAGAATTGAGGTGCCTTTATGTGACCCCGGAGCACTGGGGCGAAGGCATTGGACGCGATCTCATGTCCAGTAGCGTCGATGCGCTAGTCGCTTGTGGTTTCCGTGAAGCCACTCTCTGGGTCTTGGACAGCAACTACAGAGCTCGCAGGTTCTATGAGGCCAGCGGATGGGCCGTGGACCAGGGTGCGAAGCAAGAGACGATCGGCGGAATAACGGTACGCGAGGTTCGGTATAGGCGAACGCTCGCCTGA
- a CDS encoding LacI family DNA-binding transcriptional regulator — MVARIESCLAELNRVGVVASLFGVFNRTQFDQVVDALSDPHSTRALVVVSIPVTSAQVSALRTAHVSLIGLDIKIPSSDSVFIDNVLGGAMVGSHLFAQGYRRIGFIGDLDSGKFRFTSSRARLRGLRGALLKGGLPFETEHVAFCEHGTSPAKECALELLASSRRPDAIFASSDTGALGVLSAALELGLRVPDHLGVIGFDDLEMAEVVGLSTVSQPLSLSGAIVAERLIERLTGSDAQTVHTSLDLHLVQRASTARVPNFAKP; from the coding sequence GTGGTAGCCCGCATCGAGTCCTGCCTGGCAGAGCTGAACCGGGTCGGGGTTGTCGCATCGTTATTTGGTGTTTTCAATAGAACGCAATTCGACCAGGTTGTTGACGCGTTATCGGATCCTCATTCCACCAGGGCGCTCGTGGTGGTTTCAATTCCTGTTACGTCCGCCCAGGTGAGCGCTTTGCGAACCGCACATGTAAGCCTCATTGGGCTTGACATCAAGATACCATCGTCAGACTCTGTCTTTATCGACAATGTCCTTGGTGGAGCGATGGTTGGTTCTCACCTCTTCGCTCAGGGATACCGTCGCATCGGCTTCATCGGAGACTTGGACTCGGGGAAGTTCAGATTCACGTCAAGTCGCGCCCGCCTGCGAGGTTTGCGAGGCGCCCTACTGAAAGGAGGATTACCCTTCGAAACAGAACATGTCGCATTCTGCGAACACGGTACTTCCCCTGCCAAAGAATGCGCGCTAGAACTATTGGCGAGCAGTCGTCGCCCGGATGCAATTTTTGCGTCTTCGGATACGGGTGCCCTCGGGGTGTTGTCGGCTGCGCTGGAACTCGGGCTTCGGGTACCGGATCATCTTGGGGTCATCGGGTTTGATGACCTTGAGATGGCTGAGGTGGTTGGATTATCGACGGTGTCACAACCCCTTTCTTTGAGTGGGGCGATTGTCGCCGAGCGGCTGATCGAACGACTGACAGGGTCGGACGCGCAGACTGTTCACACATCGCTGGATCTCCACTTGGTCCAGCGTGCCTCCACCGCCAGAGTCCCGAACTTCGCAAAACCCTGA
- a CDS encoding YbhB/YbcL family Raf kinase inhibitor-like protein, translating into MSLRLVPKLTVVSVSPYDQIAVVPSFTVFSNDVADGMELPVPQRSGVMGAGGSDLSPHLVWSGFPEATRSFLVTVFDPMAPTGSGFWHWEVIDIPACVTHLQTGAGDDAGSGIPAGAFQLRNDAGLARYVGAAPPKGHGRHVYYIGVHAIDVESLGLEPTASAAFLGFNLHSHTLARGVIAPCYEAK; encoded by the coding sequence CGGCTGGTCCCTAAGTTAACGGTAGTGAGTGTTAGTCCATATGACCAGATTGCGGTAGTTCCGTCGTTTACAGTGTTTAGCAATGACGTTGCCGATGGCATGGAACTACCGGTTCCCCAGCGGAGCGGGGTAATGGGTGCCGGTGGGTCGGATTTATCTCCACACCTTGTCTGGAGCGGGTTTCCCGAAGCCACCAGGAGCTTTCTAGTTACTGTATTCGACCCCATGGCCCCGACGGGGAGTGGTTTTTGGCACTGGGAGGTTATCGATATCCCTGCGTGTGTTACTCATCTGCAGACAGGGGCAGGAGATGATGCTGGTTCTGGGATTCCAGCCGGGGCATTCCAGTTGCGTAATGATGCGGGTTTAGCTAGATATGTAGGGGCGGCACCACCAAAGGGACATGGTAGGCACGTCTACTATATCGGAGTGCATGCCATAGACGTGGAGTCTCTTGGGCTAGAGCCAACTGCAAGTGCTGCGTTTCTGGGATTTAATCTGCACAGCCATACCCTTGCCCGCGGTGTGATTGCGCCCTGCTACGAGGCCAAATAG
- a CDS encoding universal stress protein encodes MAGLRPKTPRINPPTVETPAPPHQLGDGYCDTPVPEDKPLRLLIPVGSAATDSTKLFWATAHLANRMAVQVVVLHCREWDLANGVKYFRDTIDEANAVIATALSWFDALHIPAHGLLRDVERGSVGIGIADTCGEYPIDSIMVGLHRKRRIFHRHLGSTIAQIERRVDCPVIIINLDG; translated from the coding sequence ATGGCTGGCCTACGACCGAAGACGCCCCGCATCAACCCTCCTACAGTCGAGACTCCCGCACCACCGCATCAACTAGGAGATGGATACTGCGATACACCTGTCCCCGAAGACAAACCATTACGTCTCCTCATTCCAGTGGGGTCAGCAGCCACTGACTCAACAAAACTGTTCTGGGCAACCGCACATTTAGCAAACCGCATGGCAGTACAGGTGGTCGTCCTCCACTGCCGTGAATGGGATCTCGCCAACGGAGTCAAGTATTTCCGCGATACCATCGACGAGGCGAATGCCGTCATCGCCACCGCACTCTCGTGGTTTGACGCCCTCCATATACCTGCCCATGGGCTTCTGCGCGATGTCGAACGGGGATCCGTTGGAATCGGCATCGCTGACACCTGCGGAGAGTACCCGATCGACTCCATCATGGTTGGCTTGCACCGCAAGCGACGTATTTTCCATCGCCACCTGGGTTCGACCATCGCTCAAATCGAACGACGTGTTGACTGCCCAGTGATCATCATCAATCTTGACGGATAG